The following are encoded in a window of Kitasatospora sp. NBC_01250 genomic DNA:
- the dapF gene encoding diaminopimelate epimerase, translating into MSASTPQGLPYLKGHGTENDFVIVPDPDGRLRLGPAEVARLCDRRAGIGGDGLLRVVRSARDEAAAALADQAEWFMDYRNSDGSIAEMCGNGVRVFARYLVHAGLAAPGPLAVATRAGVRQVVVAEDGPDGTPGEVTVEMGRALLPGPQDIEVAVGERRWPARNVNMGNPHAVAFVADLAEAGNLYDAPQVSPAGVYPQGVNVEFVVDRGERHVAMRVHERGSGETRSCGTGACAVAVATARRDGLDPAVTGEAVSYTVDVPGGRLVITERPDGRVEMTGPAVLVAAGVTEPGWL; encoded by the coding sequence GGCACCGAGAACGACTTCGTGATCGTCCCCGACCCCGACGGCCGGCTGCGGCTGGGCCCGGCCGAGGTGGCCCGGCTCTGCGACCGCCGCGCGGGCATCGGCGGCGACGGCCTGCTGCGCGTGGTCCGCTCGGCCAGGGACGAGGCCGCGGCGGCGCTGGCCGACCAGGCCGAGTGGTTCATGGACTACCGCAACTCCGACGGCAGCATCGCCGAGATGTGCGGCAACGGCGTGCGGGTCTTCGCCCGGTACCTGGTGCACGCCGGGCTGGCCGCACCCGGACCGCTCGCGGTGGCCACCCGGGCCGGGGTGCGGCAGGTGGTGGTCGCCGAGGACGGCCCGGACGGCACGCCCGGCGAGGTCACCGTGGAGATGGGCCGGGCGCTGCTGCCCGGTCCGCAGGACATCGAGGTGGCGGTGGGGGAGCGGCGCTGGCCGGCCCGCAACGTCAACATGGGCAACCCGCACGCGGTGGCCTTCGTCGCCGACCTCGCCGAGGCCGGCAACCTGTACGACGCGCCGCAGGTCAGCCCCGCGGGGGTCTACCCGCAGGGCGTCAACGTCGAGTTCGTGGTCGACCGGGGCGAGCGCCACGTGGCGATGCGGGTGCACGAGCGCGGCTCGGGCGAGACCCGCTCCTGCGGCACCGGCGCCTGCGCGGTGGCGGTGGCCACGGCCCGCCGGGACGGGCTCGACCCGGCGGTCACCGGGGAGGCGGTCAGCTACACCGTGGACGTCCCCGGTGGTCGGCTGGTGATCACCGAGCGGCCGGACGGACGGGTCGAGATGACCGGGCCCGCCGTGCTGGTGGCCGCCGGTGTGACGGAGCCCGGCTGGCTCTGA